The Fundidesulfovibrio putealis DSM 16056 genome includes a window with the following:
- the trxB gene encoding thioredoxin-disulfide reductase — protein MKSYDAVVVGGGPSGLTAALYLARSGLSVALIEKVAAGGQVLMTHFIENYPGFPEGIEGWKLADIFSKHLDAYPAIDRISGDVKAIEPKEGAHRVLVDAEWIEARAVIIASGARYKRVGIPGEKELLGKGVSYCALCDGNFFRGQDVVVIGGGNSAMEESLYLARLVKKLYLIHRREDFRAQRCYQDRCGINPVIQIMRSSVVEAIEGENQVEGVTVRNLKTGEVTRLDVEGVFVFVGYEPQGGFFPPDIELDASGFIVTDQNFRTAIPGVYAAGDVRSKHVRQVATAVGDGAGAASTVISYLETLDSH, from the coding sequence ATGAAGAGTTACGACGCCGTGGTCGTGGGGGGAGGGCCGTCCGGCTTGACGGCCGCCCTCTATCTGGCCAGATCCGGGTTGAGCGTGGCCCTCATCGAGAAGGTGGCTGCGGGCGGTCAGGTGCTCATGACGCATTTCATCGAGAACTATCCCGGCTTTCCCGAAGGGATCGAGGGATGGAAGCTTGCCGACATATTCTCCAAGCATCTCGATGCCTATCCCGCCATCGACAGGATAAGCGGCGACGTCAAAGCCATCGAGCCCAAGGAAGGAGCGCACCGCGTCCTGGTCGATGCCGAATGGATCGAGGCCAGGGCTGTGATCATCGCTTCCGGCGCCCGCTACAAACGTGTGGGCATCCCCGGCGAGAAGGAACTGCTTGGCAAGGGCGTGTCCTACTGCGCCCTGTGCGACGGCAACTTTTTCAGGGGACAGGACGTTGTGGTCATCGGCGGCGGTAACTCCGCCATGGAGGAATCGCTCTATCTTGCAAGACTGGTCAAAAAACTCTACCTGATTCACCGGCGCGAGGACTTCCGCGCACAGCGCTGTTATCAGGATCGGTGCGGGATCAATCCTGTCATCCAGATCATGCGCAGCTCCGTTGTCGAAGCCATCGAGGGAGAGAACCAGGTCGAAGGCGTGACAGTCCGTAACCTGAAAACCGGAGAGGTCACGCGCCTTGATGTGGAAGGCGTTTTCGTCTTCGTGGGCTACGAACCCCAGGGCGGCTTCTTCCCGCCGGATATCGAACTGGACGCGTCTGGGTTCATCGTAACGGACCAGAACTTCCGCACAGCGATTCCGGGCGTGTACGCAGCCGGAGACGTCCGTTCCAAGCATGTGCGCCAGGTGGCCACTGCGGTTGGCGACGGAGCAGGGGCGGCCAGCACCGTCATAAGCTATCTGGAGACTTTGGACAGCCATTAA
- the fbp gene encoding class 1 fructose-bisphosphatase — MKQVTVTEHLLLHQKESPMATGRFTSMFNELILAAKIISREVNKAGLVDVLGLTGEVNVQGEAVRKLDDYANAVLIHRMQRAGVLCAIGSEENADLIEIPDHLPKGDYILIFDPLDGSSNIDANVNVGTIFSVLRRKEKSECAARLCEVLQKGYEQVAAGYFLYGSSTMMVYTTGRGVNGFTLDPSVGEFLLSHPDIKTPERGKIYSVNEGYWSFWDEATREAVSYFKGSDNERGKPYSARYIGSLVADFHRNLLYGGIFLYPADMQDPKKPKGKLRLMCEASPLAFVIEQAGGAASDGERPILDIEPTELHERVPLFIGSKRDVEKVVEIYRKHKK, encoded by the coding sequence ATGAAACAGGTCACGGTCACCGAACACCTTCTGCTTCACCAGAAAGAATCGCCCATGGCCACCGGGCGCTTCACCAGCATGTTCAACGAGCTCATCCTGGCGGCCAAGATCATCTCCCGCGAGGTGAACAAGGCGGGCCTGGTGGACGTCCTGGGCCTCACCGGCGAGGTGAACGTGCAGGGCGAAGCCGTGCGCAAGCTCGACGACTACGCCAACGCCGTGCTCATCCACCGCATGCAGCGCGCGGGTGTCCTGTGCGCCATAGGGTCCGAGGAGAACGCCGACCTCATCGAGATTCCCGACCATCTGCCCAAGGGCGACTACATCCTGATCTTCGACCCGCTCGACGGCTCCTCCAATATCGACGCCAACGTGAACGTGGGCACCATCTTCTCCGTCCTGCGCCGCAAGGAGAAGAGCGAGTGCGCGGCGCGACTGTGCGAGGTGTTGCAGAAGGGCTACGAACAGGTGGCGGCGGGCTATTTCCTCTACGGCTCCTCCACCATGATGGTCTACACCACAGGCCGGGGCGTCAACGGCTTCACCCTGGACCCCTCCGTGGGCGAATTCCTGCTGTCGCACCCCGACATCAAGACCCCTGAGCGCGGCAAGATCTACTCGGTCAACGAGGGGTACTGGTCCTTCTGGGACGAGGCCACCCGCGAGGCGGTCAGCTATTTCAAAGGATCGGACAACGAGCGCGGCAAGCCGTACTCAGCCCGCTACATCGGCTCCCTGGTGGCCGACTTCCACCGCAACCTGCTTTACGGCGGCATCTTTCTCTATCCCGCCGACATGCAGGACCCCAAGAAGCCCAAAGGCAAGCTGCGCCTGATGTGCGAGGCCAGCCCCCTGGCCTTCGTGATCGAGCAGGCCGGCGGAGCCGCCTCCGACGGAGAGCGCCCCATCCTGGACATCGAGCCCACGGAGCTTCACGAGCGCGTTCCGCTGTTCATCGGCAGCAAGCGGGACGTGGAGAAAGTGGTGGAGATCTACCGCAAGCACAAAAAATGA
- a CDS encoding outer membrane protein assembly factor BamD: MTRKNFLRALSSALLLFGLSGCGFIDTYFLPPSEDTAQELWEAGRDAMKEKRYSDAEEYFLKLKDRYPFSPYTPDGLIGLGDAYFMDEKYLQATDAYKEFEALHPRHEQIPYVLYQIGVSTFRRLESIDLPQDGLQESIQYFTLLKDAYPTSQWGQDAPNWIVKCRTRMATHEIFIADFYWNSGRYGAAWRRYMYVAENFKDLEEIFKYAKDRAQLSYLEYQKTLSEAERREVEGSWRKYLKWL; encoded by the coding sequence ATGACCAGAAAAAATTTCCTGCGCGCCCTGTCTTCGGCGCTCCTTCTCTTTGGCCTTTCAGGCTGTGGGTTCATCGATACGTACTTCCTGCCCCCGTCTGAAGACACCGCCCAGGAGCTCTGGGAGGCCGGTCGCGACGCCATGAAGGAAAAGCGTTACAGCGATGCCGAGGAATATTTCCTCAAGCTCAAGGACCGCTACCCCTTCAGCCCCTACACTCCTGACGGACTGATCGGCCTTGGCGACGCCTACTTCATGGACGAGAAGTACTTGCAGGCCACTGATGCCTACAAGGAATTCGAAGCCCTGCACCCGCGCCATGAGCAGATTCCCTACGTGCTCTACCAGATCGGCGTGTCCACCTTCCGCAGGCTGGAATCCATCGACCTGCCCCAGGACGGCCTGCAGGAGTCCATCCAGTACTTCACTCTCCTGAAGGACGCCTACCCCACCTCCCAGTGGGGACAGGACGCGCCCAACTGGATCGTGAAGTGCCGTACCAGGATGGCCACACATGAAATATTCATCGCCGATTTCTACTGGAACTCGGGCCGTTACGGGGCCGCCTGGCGCCGCTACATGTACGTGGCCGAGAACTTCAAGGATCTCGAAGAGATATTCAAGTACGCCAAAGACCGGGCACAGCTGTCTTACCTGGAATACCAGAAGACGCTCTCGGAAGCCGAACGCCGCGAGGTGGAAGGCAGTTGGCGCAAGTATCTGAAGTGGCTCTAA
- a CDS encoding DedA family protein, whose protein sequence is MDVSPSQLLEQYGYLAVFAGSLLEGETILLLAGFAVHQGYLALGLVVACGVCGGTLGDMMFFLIGRRYGNALLTRFPRFTPRIERFNALLRRYHGPAIILVRFLYGLRIAGPMAIGAGGIAFWRFLFFNVIGAMLWAVLLTGVGYLFGHTLDLMMSDLKRYEEAALAVLAICAVCLGLWRWRRNRRPD, encoded by the coding sequence ATGGACGTTTCGCCGTCTCAGTTGCTTGAGCAGTACGGGTATCTGGCGGTGTTCGCCGGGAGCCTCCTGGAGGGCGAGACCATCCTGTTGCTGGCCGGATTCGCGGTCCACCAGGGATACTTGGCGTTGGGGCTGGTGGTTGCCTGCGGCGTCTGCGGCGGCACGTTGGGCGACATGATGTTCTTTCTGATCGGGCGGCGCTACGGCAACGCACTTCTCACGCGTTTTCCGCGTTTCACGCCGCGCATCGAGCGCTTCAACGCGCTCCTGCGCCGTTATCACGGACCTGCCATCATCCTGGTCCGTTTTCTTTACGGGCTGCGCATCGCCGGACCAATGGCCATCGGCGCGGGCGGCATCGCCTTCTGGCGTTTCCTGTTCTTCAACGTGATCGGGGCCATGCTGTGGGCTGTGCTGCTCACCGGCGTCGGCTATCTGTTCGGTCATACCCTGGACCTGATGATGAGCGATCTGAAGCGCTATGAAGAGGCTGCCCTGGCCGTCTTGGCGATTTGCGCCGTCTGCCTGGGGCTTTGGCGCTGGCGTCGCAACCGCCGTCCGGACTGA
- the miaA gene encoding tRNA (adenosine(37)-N6)-dimethylallyltransferase MiaA produces the protein MSGITALCLLGPTGTGKTEAALALADAFNGSVVNFDSRQVYQGVGVTTAQPSPQEQARCPHHLYGFLPCGEAISAGIYAELAAPVIREVAAQGRMPILVGGTGLYLRALLEGIAPIPDIPQPIREKILDEVDRLGPQLLHERVRRIDPAYADKIHPNDRQRVARALEVHEATGRTFTDWHGATTKLVDIRCLKLGIRMGKPDLDARLARRITLMLEQGALEEVRAALDACHQRGLDERAPGLSGIGCAELAAHLLGRISLKEALALWLANTKAYAKRQMTWFKMDPEVRWFGPGQPGAMADSAHGWLEAQASSPGKG, from the coding sequence ATGAGCGGAATCACGGCACTGTGCCTGCTAGGCCCCACCGGCACGGGCAAGACCGAGGCCGCGCTGGCGCTGGCGGACGCCTTCAACGGCTCCGTGGTGAACTTCGATTCCCGCCAAGTGTATCAGGGAGTGGGAGTGACCACCGCCCAGCCCTCGCCGCAGGAGCAGGCCCGCTGCCCGCATCATCTCTATGGATTCCTGCCGTGCGGCGAGGCCATCTCTGCCGGGATTTACGCGGAACTGGCCGCGCCGGTGATCCGCGAGGTGGCCGCCCAGGGGCGCATGCCCATCCTGGTGGGCGGTACCGGGCTCTATCTGCGCGCTTTGCTGGAGGGGATCGCCCCCATCCCGGACATCCCCCAGCCCATCCGGGAGAAGATCCTGGACGAGGTGGACCGCCTGGGGCCGCAACTCCTGCACGAGCGCGTGCGCCGGATCGATCCGGCCTACGCGGACAAAATCCATCCCAATGACCGCCAGCGCGTGGCGCGCGCCCTGGAGGTCCACGAGGCCACCGGGAGGACCTTTACCGACTGGCACGGGGCCACGACCAAACTAGTGGACATCCGCTGCCTGAAGCTGGGCATCCGCATGGGCAAGCCGGACCTGGACGCAAGGCTTGCCCGGCGCATCACCCTGATGCTTGAACAGGGGGCGCTGGAGGAAGTCCGCGCCGCCCTGGACGCCTGTCACCAGCGCGGGCTGGACGAGCGCGCGCCCGGCCTTTCCGGCATCGGGTGCGCCGAATTGGCCGCGCACCTTCTCGGGAGGATCAGCCTGAAGGAAGCCCTTGCGCTGTGGCTTGCCAACACCAAAGCCTACGCGAAGCGGCAGATGACATGGTTCAAGATGGACCCGGAGGTGCGCTGGTTCGGGCCGGGCCAGCCCGGGGCCATGGCGGATTCTGCGCACGGCTGGCTGGAAGCCCAGGCATCGTCGCCCGGGAAGGGCTGA
- the coaD gene encoding pantetheine-phosphate adenylyltransferase: protein MDPRKPCIAVYPGTFDPLTMGHRSLVRRALKVFDRVIVAVAEQTPKQPLFSLDERVGMIREVFANESRVSAEPFGGLLVDYVRSTGACVILRGMRAVSDFDYEFQMALMNRRLDKDIESVFLMTDFKWLYISSTIIKELARAGGNYEGLVPEPVMRRLVERFGPPNGKRR, encoded by the coding sequence ATGGACCCCCGCAAACCCTGCATCGCCGTCTACCCCGGAACCTTCGACCCCCTAACCATGGGACATCGCAGCCTTGTGCGCCGGGCGCTCAAGGTGTTCGACCGGGTCATCGTGGCCGTGGCGGAGCAGACCCCCAAGCAGCCCCTGTTTTCCCTGGACGAACGCGTCGGAATGATCCGCGAGGTCTTCGCCAACGAATCGCGCGTGAGCGCCGAACCCTTCGGCGGCCTGCTGGTGGATTACGTGCGCTCCACGGGCGCGTGCGTCATCCTGCGCGGCATGCGCGCCGTGTCGGACTTCGACTACGAATTCCAGATGGCGCTCATGAATCGCCGCCTGGACAAGGATATCGAAAGCGTCTTCCTGATGACCGACTTCAAGTGGCTCTACATAAGCTCCACCATCATCAAGGAGCTGGCCCGAGCTGGCGGCAACTACGAGGGGCTGGTGCCCGAACCGGTGATGCGCCGACTGGTGGAGCGCTTCGGTCCGCCCAACGGCAAGCGCAGATGA
- the tsaD gene encoding tRNA (adenosine(37)-N6)-threonylcarbamoyltransferase complex transferase subunit TsaD — protein MICLGVETSCDETALALVQDGRLVCEKMASQERLHAVFGGVVPELASREHLRKGVLLYRALLKESGIAPADIGCVAVARGPGLLGSLLVGMNLAKGLSLGLNARLVGVNHLHAHLMAASLEREIPFPALGLLISGGHTHLYLIRSHIEFELLGRTLDDAAGEALDKAAKMVNLPYPGGKFVDQLGRLGVADESLFPRPLTGVPGLDFSFSGLKTSVARYVSQHPGLRLESLPGEDVSQLAAMPGLADFCASINWTVADTLRIKTQRALTAHGRVRSLIVAGGVAANSVIRRVMLELCGKFGVEPVFPSMTLCTDNAAMIANLGWMLFRDGYCHGQDLEAIPRGRVVPFDYHA, from the coding sequence ATGATCTGCCTGGGCGTTGAAACCTCCTGCGACGAGACCGCGCTGGCCCTCGTTCAGGACGGCAGGCTCGTTTGCGAGAAGATGGCCAGCCAGGAACGGTTGCACGCCGTTTTCGGCGGAGTGGTTCCGGAGCTGGCCTCCCGCGAGCACCTGCGCAAGGGCGTGCTGCTGTACCGCGCACTCCTGAAAGAGTCCGGAATCGCCCCTGCCGACATCGGCTGCGTGGCCGTGGCGCGCGGCCCGGGCCTCCTGGGCAGCCTGCTGGTGGGCATGAACCTTGCCAAGGGGCTCTCGCTCGGCCTGAACGCCCGGCTCGTGGGCGTGAACCATCTGCACGCCCATCTTATGGCCGCCTCGCTGGAGCGAGAGATACCCTTTCCCGCGCTGGGGCTGCTCATTTCCGGCGGCCACACCCACCTCTATCTGATCCGTTCGCACATCGAATTCGAACTCCTGGGACGCACCTTGGACGACGCCGCAGGGGAAGCCCTGGACAAGGCCGCCAAGATGGTGAACCTGCCGTATCCTGGCGGGAAATTCGTGGACCAGCTGGGCCGCCTCGGCGTGGCGGACGAGTCCCTGTTTCCCCGCCCCCTTACCGGAGTGCCCGGGCTTGATTTCAGCTTCAGCGGTCTGAAAACCTCCGTGGCCCGGTACGTGTCGCAGCATCCCGGCCTGCGCCTGGAGTCGCTCCCCGGCGAGGACGTGTCGCAGCTTGCGGCCATGCCCGGCCTTGCCGATTTCTGCGCCTCCATCAACTGGACCGTGGCGGATACGCTTCGCATCAAGACCCAGCGGGCACTGACCGCCCACGGCCGGGTCCGTTCGCTCATCGTGGCGGGCGGGGTGGCCGCGAACTCCGTTATCCGCCGGGTTATGCTCGAATTGTGCGGGAAATTCGGCGTGGAGCCTGTGTTCCCGTCCATGACCCTCTGCACGGACAACGCCGCCATGATCGCAAACCTTGGCTGGATGCTCTTCCGGGACGGCTATTGCCATGGACAGGATCTTGAGGCTATCCCGCGAGGACGTGTGGTTCCTTTCGATTATCACGCATGA
- a CDS encoding HD domain-containing phosphohydrolase: protein MHDDDGVISLGGLTQQMIRIGLALTSTRELDELLELVLLEARKLTGADAGSVYLVDGDSLRFETSQNQSLFDRLGEENVRAMFKRSTLPLDSRSIAGHVALSRKILNIYDVYDIPSAAPYKFNPDWDFANAYRTQSMLAIPMLDQSGVVVGVVQLINAQARGETVPFDYRFTHVVSAFASQAAVAIVNARLTQDLHAAWLDSLFRLGLAAEYRDKETSNHIKRVCEYSVLIARHAGVSGEELEHLRWAAAMHDCGKLGISDAILHKPEALTPEERSTMEYHTLVGAQILQGGGNPLMKASQSVALSHHEKWDGSGYPRKLSGEDIPLFGRIVALADAFDAMCSRRVYKPAHPMDEVVKRIETDRGKHFDPTLVDILLQHLDEVDRIRLAYLDNDADFEKFRNYSLLKINSVL, encoded by the coding sequence TTGCACGATGACGACGGGGTCATCAGCCTGGGTGGCCTGACCCAGCAGATGATCAGGATCGGGCTCGCCCTGACCAGCACCCGCGAGCTGGATGAACTCCTGGAACTCGTGCTGCTGGAGGCCAGGAAGCTGACCGGAGCGGATGCCGGCTCGGTGTATCTGGTTGATGGCGACAGCCTGCGCTTTGAGACAAGCCAGAACCAGTCCCTTTTTGATCGACTGGGCGAGGAAAACGTCCGGGCCATGTTCAAGAGGTCCACGTTGCCGCTGGACAGCCGGTCCATCGCCGGCCATGTCGCCCTTAGTCGGAAAATTTTAAACATCTATGATGTTTACGATATTCCTTCTGCCGCTCCCTACAAATTCAATCCCGACTGGGACTTCGCCAATGCCTACCGCACCCAGTCCATGCTGGCGATCCCCATGCTGGACCAGTCCGGCGTCGTTGTCGGCGTGGTTCAACTTATAAACGCCCAGGCCAGAGGGGAGACCGTTCCCTTCGACTACCGCTTCACGCATGTGGTCAGCGCCTTCGCCTCCCAGGCTGCCGTGGCCATCGTCAACGCCAGGCTCACGCAGGATCTGCACGCTGCCTGGCTGGACAGCCTTTTCCGGCTTGGCCTCGCCGCCGAGTATCGCGACAAGGAGACATCCAATCATATCAAACGGGTGTGTGAGTATTCCGTGCTGATTGCCAGGCACGCGGGTGTCAGTGGTGAAGAGCTCGAACACCTGAGATGGGCCGCAGCCATGCACGACTGCGGAAAACTCGGCATTTCCGACGCCATTTTGCACAAGCCCGAGGCCCTCACCCCCGAAGAGCGCTCCACGATGGAGTACCACACGCTTGTGGGCGCGCAGATCCTCCAGGGGGGCGGCAATCCCCTGATGAAAGCGTCCCAGTCCGTGGCCCTGTCGCATCACGAGAAATGGGATGGCTCGGGGTACCCCCGCAAACTATCAGGAGAGGACATCCCGCTTTTCGGACGCATCGTCGCCCTGGCGGACGCTTTCGACGCCATGTGCTCCAGGCGCGTGTACAAGCCGGCTCATCCCATGGATGAGGTCGTCAAAAGAATAGAAACCGACCGGGGAAAGCATTTTGACCCCACTCTGGTGGATATTCTTCTGCAGCACCTGGACGAGGTCGATCGCATCCGGCTGGCCTATCTGGACAACGACGCCGATTTCGAAAAATTCAGAAATTATTCACTTCTCAAAATCAACTCGGTTCTGTAA
- the rsmD gene encoding 16S rRNA (guanine(966)-N(2))-methyltransferase RsmD, which translates to MRILGGRFKGRDLPTLTGDGCRPAMAKVREALFNMLAARGLQVEGARVLDVFAGTGSLGFECLSRGARFAHFVEFNKTLARRIADNARMLGLAPREYSAVTSDALKLLSRPPVQPFDLIFVDPPYGRDLLAPVLDLISAKHWLAPDGLLVAEVEKALTPQTWPASLELETDRLYGQTRILIWTPANPASPSTPEPSTP; encoded by the coding sequence ATGCGTATTCTCGGCGGACGATTCAAGGGGCGGGACCTCCCCACGCTCACGGGCGACGGCTGCCGCCCGGCCATGGCCAAGGTGCGCGAGGCGCTCTTCAACATGCTGGCGGCCAGGGGGCTCCAGGTGGAGGGCGCGCGCGTGCTCGACGTGTTCGCGGGCACAGGCAGCCTCGGCTTTGAATGCCTGAGCCGGGGCGCGCGTTTCGCGCATTTCGTGGAGTTCAACAAGACCCTCGCCCGGCGCATCGCCGACAACGCCCGCATGCTGGGGCTTGCCCCCCGCGAATATTCGGCTGTCACGTCGGATGCGCTGAAGCTTCTTTCCCGTCCTCCCGTGCAGCCCTTCGATCTGATTTTCGTGGATCCGCCTTATGGGCGCGATCTGCTGGCCCCCGTGCTGGACCTCATCTCGGCCAAACATTGGCTGGCCCCCGACGGGCTGCTGGTGGCCGAGGTGGAGAAGGCGCTCACCCCGCAAACCTGGCCCGCCTCCCTGGAACTGGAGACGGACCGACTCTACGGACAGACCAGGATACTCATATGGACCCCCGCAAACCCTGCATCGCCGTCTACCCCGGAACCTTCGACCCCCTAA
- the trxA gene encoding thioredoxin, with translation MRMAIQVTDATFEEEILKCQLPVLVDFWAPWCGPCRAMGPVIDELANEYTGQVKVAKMNVDENPSTPSKYGIRAIPTLILFKGGEVVEQITGAVSKSSIKEMISQKAL, from the coding sequence ATACGAATGGCCATTCAAGTCACCGACGCTACTTTCGAGGAAGAGATTCTCAAGTGCCAGCTCCCCGTTCTGGTCGATTTCTGGGCTCCCTGGTGCGGACCCTGCCGCGCCATGGGACCGGTGATCGACGAGTTGGCCAACGAGTATACCGGCCAGGTCAAAGTGGCCAAGATGAACGTGGACGAGAACCCCTCCACGCCCAGCAAGTACGGCATCCGCGCCATCCCCACCCTGATCCTGTTCAAGGGCGGCGAAGTGGTCGAGCAGATCACCGGCGCTGTCTCCAAGTCCTCCATCAAGGAAATGATCAGCCAGAAGGCTCTGTAA
- the fusA gene encoding elongation factor G, with product MSSQHPPVAAEGARSPRAQKGLHSLRNIGIIAHIDAGKTTLSERILYYAGKIHRMGEVHEGTATMDYLPEEQERGITITSACTTCYWAGRQINIIDTPGHVDFTIEVERSLRVLDGAVGVFCGVSGVEPQSETVWRQSEHYRVPKLAFVNKMDRPGADFEAVLGSMRQRLGANPLAIQVPVGSGSDFSGVIDLVRMEMLTFPGDEVLRAPLTDEQRALAEPWRDKMLETLAEFDDALMDAYLSGEEIAVSTVVPIIRRACIGRGVVPVLVGSALRNMGVQPVMDAVCEYLPSPADIGPVHGLDPATHKPVELAPDPTAPLSALVFKVIMEAGRRLALVRVYSGTLAEGADALNVTQGKAERIGRIFHLHADQKEPLSKAGPGEIVALTGMKLPRTGDTLADKAHPILLESISQYKPVLSMALEPRNTEELDKLVEALNRLLLEDPTLTSARDEDSGQLILSGMGELHLEVVLERIRREHGLSPRAGKPQVVCQETITREARGEAEFHRELGGQMHYGKVLLSVAPRPRDQGNEVHVPLDMTAWPKPWLDALAEGLEDGLLSGALQGFPVQDVSVRVEELGRLEGQSSAVGYRMAASQALKNALREARPALLEPIMYLEIGVPDDFVGDVIGLLGSKGAKIENLFDRAGQKVVQALTPLRRLFGFSTELRSATQGRAGVVMKFARFDLMD from the coding sequence ATGTCTTCACAACACCCCCCCGTCGCCGCAGAGGGCGCACGTTCGCCACGCGCCCAGAAAGGCCTGCATTCCCTGCGCAACATCGGCATCATCGCCCACATCGACGCAGGCAAAACAACGCTGTCCGAGCGCATCCTGTACTACGCGGGCAAGATCCACCGCATGGGCGAGGTCCACGAGGGCACGGCCACCATGGATTACCTGCCCGAAGAGCAGGAGCGCGGCATCACCATCACCTCGGCCTGCACCACCTGTTACTGGGCCGGACGCCAGATCAATATCATCGACACTCCCGGCCACGTGGACTTCACCATCGAGGTGGAGCGCTCCCTTCGCGTCCTGGACGGGGCGGTGGGCGTGTTCTGCGGCGTGTCCGGAGTGGAGCCGCAGTCCGAGACGGTGTGGCGCCAATCCGAGCACTACCGCGTCCCCAAGCTGGCTTTCGTCAACAAGATGGACCGCCCCGGCGCGGACTTCGAGGCGGTGCTGGGGTCCATGCGCCAGCGCCTGGGCGCAAATCCCCTGGCTATTCAGGTCCCCGTGGGCTCCGGTTCTGATTTTTCCGGCGTCATTGACCTGGTACGAATGGAAATGCTGACTTTCCCCGGAGACGAGGTGCTGCGCGCCCCGCTTACGGACGAGCAGCGCGCCCTGGCCGAGCCCTGGCGCGACAAGATGCTGGAGACACTGGCCGAATTCGACGACGCCCTGATGGACGCCTATCTTTCCGGCGAGGAAATCGCCGTCTCGACGGTGGTGCCCATCATCCGCAGGGCCTGCATAGGGCGCGGCGTCGTGCCTGTGCTTGTCGGATCGGCCCTTCGCAACATGGGCGTGCAGCCGGTGATGGACGCGGTGTGCGAGTATCTGCCGAGCCCTGCCGACATAGGCCCGGTCCACGGCCTGGACCCGGCCACGCACAAGCCCGTGGAGCTTGCGCCCGACCCGACGGCTCCGCTGTCCGCCTTGGTGTTCAAGGTCATCATGGAGGCCGGACGCAGGCTGGCCCTTGTGCGGGTCTATTCAGGAACCCTGGCCGAGGGGGCCGACGCCCTGAACGTCACTCAGGGCAAGGCGGAGCGCATCGGCCGCATCTTCCATCTGCACGCCGACCAGAAGGAACCGCTTTCAAAGGCCGGACCTGGCGAGATCGTGGCGCTTACCGGCATGAAGCTGCCGCGCACCGGCGACACCCTGGCGGACAAGGCCCATCCCATCCTTCTGGAGAGCATATCGCAGTACAAGCCGGTTCTCTCCATGGCCCTGGAACCGCGCAACACCGAGGAGCTCGACAAGCTGGTTGAGGCGCTGAACCGTCTGCTCCTGGAAGATCCGACCCTGACCAGCGCGCGCGACGAAGACTCCGGCCAGCTGATCCTTTCCGGCATGGGCGAATTACACCTTGAGGTCGTGCTGGAGCGCATCCGGCGTGAACACGGCCTCTCGCCACGGGCGGGCAAGCCCCAGGTGGTCTGCCAGGAAACCATCACCCGCGAGGCGCGCGGCGAGGCCGAGTTCCATCGCGAACTCGGCGGGCAGATGCACTACGGCAAGGTCCTCCTGAGCGTGGCCCCGCGTCCCCGTGACCAGGGCAACGAGGTACACGTGCCTCTGGACATGACCGCCTGGCCCAAGCCCTGGTTGGACGCCCTGGCGGAAGGACTGGAGGACGGCTTGCTTTCCGGCGCGTTGCAGGGCTTCCCCGTGCAGGACGTGTCGGTGCGCGTCGAGGAACTTGGCCGCCTTGAAGGTCAATCCTCTGCAGTAGGTTACCGCATGGCCGCGTCCCAGGCCCTGAAGAACGCTCTGCGCGAGGCGCGTCCCGCCCTGCTTGAGCCCATCATGTACCTGGAGATCGGCGTACCCGACGACTTTGTGGGCGACGTGATCGGCCTTTTGGGCAGCAAGGGCGCAAAAATCGAGAATCTTTTCGACCGGGCCGGGCAGAAGGTCGTCCAGGCCCTCACGCCGCTTCGCAGGCTGTTCGGTTTCTCCACGGAGCTTCGTTCGGCCACGCAGGGCAGGGCGGGCGTGGTGATGAAGTTCGCTCGCTTCGACCTCATGGACTAG